The Engystomops pustulosus chromosome 4, aEngPut4.maternal, whole genome shotgun sequence genome contains a region encoding:
- the LOC140128363 gene encoding NXPE family member 3-like has translation MKKRRVCLMALCVISLLLTLYLYRQSFEKRSFRKVSESATTKSITTVRQETTQLDEELQALMKLTDWPFPPANISLVFSTHPNTSVFSLLHPRSTYVVGEQLEVLIIAKDHKGRPKSYGGDYFHAKLHSPSLKAGVSGTVTDHYNGSYTASFILQWPGETMVSIKLIHSSEAIAILHEKRTSRPDKVYFKGFYFKNGIEEAVECNFNLPGQDVCEYYDTHNKEKWVCRKPKKLPCDAYREHSAGGNREILSTIEKEFFSMSLIEQEISSNVKPFYVHPQKEVVKVTKPCVPGLKNPNPSGFYYQDTWISLVCSKQEFDISSKVAHCLSGKMLYMYGDSTLRQWWEYLLKFVPSLKQIDLHVAHRPGPLLATDSDYNYLVQWRAHQKPLRMDRIAVNDLHYIATELDLLGTRKGMVIVLNCWAHFASYPIEVYIHRLRHIRDAITRLLERSPDTKILIKSANTGNNFSIVTDWLSYQMDTVMRAMFAKLPVIILDVWQMTLCHRLPENLHPNAIVLKNELDLMLSFICPV, from the exons ATGAAGAAGAGGCGCGTTTGTCTTATGGCCCTATGTGTGATCTCTCTCCTCCTCACCCTG TATCTCTACAGGCAAAGCTTTGAAAAACGTTCTTTCAGAAAAGTCAGTGAATCAGCAACAACAAAGTCAATCACAACAGTGCGGCAGGAGACAACCCAACTGGATGAAGAGCTTCAGGCACTGATGAAACTGACTGATTGGCCTTTTCCCCCGGCCAATATAAGTTTAGTTTTCTCCACTCATCCAAATACTTCAGTGTTTTCCTTGCTCCATCCTCGATCCACCTATGTTGTGGGAGAACAGTTAGAGGTTCTTATTATCGCCAAGGACCATAAAGGCCGACCCAAGAGCTACGGTGGTGACTATTTTCATGCAAAACTTCACTCCCCAAGCCTGAAAGCTGGTGTGAGCGGGACGGTGACCGATCACTACAACGGTTCCTACACAGCGTCCTTCATTCTTCAGTGGCCAGGAGAGACCATGGTCTCCATAAAGCTCATTCATTCTAGTGAAGCCATCGCAATTTTACATGAAAAAAGGACCAGCAGACCAGATAAG GTATATTTCAAaggcttttattttaaaaatgggaTAGAAGAAGCCGTGGAATGTAACTTTAACCTTCCCGGGCAAGATGTCTGTGAATATTACGACACCCACAACAAAGAGAAATGGGTGTGTCGGAAGCCAAAAAAACTACCATGTGACGCCTATCGGGAACATTCTGCAGGAGGCAACCGTGAGATTCTAAGTACAATAGAGAAAGAGTTCTTCTCAAT GTCATTGATTGAACAAGAAATTTCATCAAACGTCAAACCTTTTTATGTTCATCCCCAAAAAGAAGTTGTCAAAG TCACGAAACCTTGTGTACCTGGACTCAAAAATCCTAATCCCTCCGGATTTTATTACCAAGATACATGGATTTCCCTTGTTTGCTCCAAACAAGAGTTTGATATCTCATCCAAAGTAGCTCATTGCCTGTCTGGGAAAATGCTCTACATGTATGGAGATTCCACCCTGCGCCAATGGTGGGAATATCTACTGAAGTTTGTTCCAA gtCTCAAGCAAATTGACCTCCACGTGGCTCACAGACCTGGCCCACTCTTGGCGACGGATTCAGATTATAATTACTTGGTGCAGTGGAGAGCCCATCAGAAGCCGCTGCGTATGGATCGTATAGCAGTTAATGATCTCCACTACATTGCTACAGAGTTGGATCTACTGGGCACTCGAAAGGGAATGGTCATCGTGTTGAATTGCTGGGCTCACTTTGCCAGCTATCCCATAGAAGTTTACATTCACCGCTTGAGGCACATTCGAGATGCAATAACAAGACTTTTGGAGCGTAGCCCTGATACAAAGATTCTCATTAAATCAGCCAACACCGGGAATAATTTTTCCATTGTCACTGACTGGTTGTCCTACCAGATGGACACAGTAATGAGAGCCATGTTTGCAAAGCTACCAGTGATCATATTGGATGTCTGGCAGATGACCTTGTGCCACCGGTTACCAGAAAATCTTCACCCAAATGCGATTGTCCTAAAAAATGAGTTGGATCTTATGTTGTCTTTTATATGTCCTGTATAA
- the LOC140128650 gene encoding olfactory receptor 10C1-like, translating into MNQSTITEIFLVGFQNLQDFRFLVISMCLVMYLAAITGNLIIILLVSTSHHLQSPMFFYLGHLSFSDMLLISNIVPFLVHIILFSGGLVSLKGCITQFFFYGVSATTECLLLTAMSYDRYLAICSPLHYFNIMSPRLCYHIVVFCWFLGFVITLVPVLLIQTLWFCGPNVIDHFFCDLGPLLELSCSDVSIVKYEVLSLSGLLTIIPFVFIVVTYGYIFVTIMKITSITGRQKTFSTCSSHLAVVCTYYGALFVIYVVPRRGFSLNVNKVVSLMYSAVTPLFNPIIYGLRNQEIKAAIRNHLYTLRGNRRK; encoded by the coding sequence ATGAACCAGTCAACGATAACTGAAATATTTCTTGTTGGCTTCCAAAACCTTCAGGATTTCCGGTTCCTCGTCATCTCCATGTGCCTGGTCATGTACTTGGCTGCAATAACGGGCAATCTCATTATTATCTTGTTGGTTTCCACCAGCCATCACCTCCAATCTCCAATGTTCTTTTACCTTGGTCATCTCTCCTTCTCAGATATGTTGCTCATTTCCAACATTGTCCCTTTCCTTGTGCACATTATATTATTCAGTGGGGGTCTAGTGTCCCTTAAAGGCTGTATAACCCAATTCTTTTTTTATGGTGTTTCTGCAACAACGGAGTGCCTTCTGCTGACAGCAATGTCCTATGACCGCTATCTTGCTATTTGTAGCCCATTGCACTACTTCAACATTATGAGCCCCAGGCTCTGCTATCATATCGTTGTATTTTGCTGGTTTCTTGGATTTGTAATCACTCTGGTTCCAGTATTATTAATACAGACCTTGTGGTTCTGTGGTCCCAATGTCATTGACCACTTCTTCTGTGACCTTGGACCTCTTCTGGAGCTCTCATGTTCAGATGTTTCTATCGTGAAGTATGAGGTGCTGTCACTCTCTGGCCTCTTAACGATTATCCCCTTTGTGTTCATTGTGGTCACTTATGGTTACATCTTTGTGACCATCATGAAGATCACCTCCATCACTGGGAGGCAGAAGACCTTTTCCACCTGTAGTTCTCACTTGGCTGTCGTGTGTACATATTATGGGGCCCTCTTTGTAATATATGTAGTGCCCCGCAGAGGGTTTTCTTTAAATGTCAACAAAGTGGTATCTCTCATGTACTCAGCAGTTACCCCATTATTCAACCCCATTATATATGGATTACGAAATCAGGAGATCAAAGCAGCCATTCGTAACCATCTCTACACAttgagaggaaaccggagaaagTGA